TGAGGTCCGCGATTCCAAAACAGCCATCATCGTCGCCCTGGTATTGGCCTTTCTTAACTCGATCGTAAAGCCGATACTGGTCATACTGACATTACCCGTAACGGTGGTGACACTCGGACTATTCCTGTTGATCATCAACGCCGCGATGGTCATGCTGACAGCCGAAATCGTCGGCCCCGCCTTCCATGTAAACGGTTGGACGTCGGCCCTGCTGTTCAGCCTGATGCTGTCGGTTTTCCAATACCTGGTGGAGAAGCTGATCAAGAAGAACGACAAATAGCACCCACCTCGCGCCTGCGTAATATGTAGTCGAATGGTGCGACGCTCGAAAAAATGTTGTACTTTTGCGCTCCGAAAATAAGACGCTAAAATACAGACAGATGAATATCACCCGTACCCATATCGACGCTTTGAACGCCGTGGTTACCATTGAATTGGAGAAGGCAGATTACGAGCCACAGGTTGAAAAAGTGTTGAAGAGTTATGTTAAAAACGCCAGTATTCCGGGCTTCCGTAAAGGTGCCGTCCCGATGAGCCTGGTGAAAAAGCAATACGGAAAGGCCGTCCTGGCAGAGGAAGTTAACAAACTGCTCCAGGAGAACCTGAACAAATACCTGACCGAAGAAAAACTCGATATCCTCGGCAATCCACTTCCGAAATTCAACGAGAACTTCACATGGGAAGACGAAACGTATTCATTCGACTTCGAATTGGGATTGTCTCCTGAATTCAACGTTGACCTCGGTGCCGCTAAAGGTGTCGTTCGCTATAAAATCACCGCCGACGACAAAATGCTCGACGAGCAGGTGCTGCGCATCCGTAAGCAATACGGCAAAATGAGCCAAAAAGAGGAGGTAGGCGCTGATGACGACCTGTCAGGTACGTTTACCAACACTGAAAAAGGAATCGAAAACCAGGCACGCTTCACCCTCGACGTTTTCAAAGACAAAAACACCGCGAAAGCGTTCATCGGGAAAAAAGTAGGCGACGTAGTCACGCTGAATACCAAAG
This genomic interval from Flavobacterium sp. HJ-32-4 contains the following:
- a CDS encoding phage holin family protein — its product is MRFLLKLLLTAVFIMVIGHFFHLVEVRDSKTAIIVALVLAFLNSIVKPILVILTLPVTVVTLGLFLLIINAAMVMLTAEIVGPAFHVNGWTSALLFSLMLSVFQYLVEKLIKKNDK